Proteins encoded in a region of the Thunnus maccoyii chromosome 4, fThuMac1.1, whole genome shotgun sequence genome:
- the casp9 gene encoding caspase-9, producing the protein MEETHKKILQRNRINLVRDLDPSKLYDGLLEKGVFTQDMIDEIKSAGVRRDQARQLVRDLETRGSRAFPLFLECLEETDQHSLAELLLNAAPSAVQLQPSSPTRVVRPVVQPLPVTSPMDVDKQRKDVAPVYPIQRPSTTPSPSPERENIRPRPQGRTRRDSFQSYKMDATPCGHCLIINNVEFEAQSDLNNRTGSNIDSDKLERRFKALNFIVEVRTNLKQRQIKHELSALSKKDHSQYDCCVVIMLSHGTEVSHSRFPGAVYGVDGQYVPVQYITNYLNGQHCPSLQGKPKLFFIQACGGGEKDTGFEVSPDEFEPSMGGEDDQTDAIPMSSSSDSLSMSDEPDARATLPTPSDILVSYSTFPGYVSWRDTQSGSWYVETLDRILEENAATDDLGTMLMMVNHEVSQNSAKGLYKQMPGSFNFLRKHLYFQTQL; encoded by the exons ATGGAGGAAACACACAAGAAGATTCTTCAGCGCAACAGGATCAATCTCGTGAGAGACTTGGACCCATCCAAACTCTACGATGGCCTTCTTGAAAAAGGAGTTTTCACCCAAGACATGATCGATGAGATAAAG AGCGCAGGGGTCAGGCGTGATCAGGCCAGACAGTTAGTCCGGGACCTAGAGACCCGCGGGAGCCGGgcttttcctttatttctgGAGTGCCTTGAGGAGACAGATCAGCACAGTTTGGCAGAGCTCCTGCTAAATGCAGCTCCATCAGCAGTTCAGCTCCAGCCTTCATCACCCACCAGGGTTGTCCGCCCTGTTGTCCAGCCTCTTCCAGTTA CTTCTCCAATGGATGTTGATAAGCAAAGAAAAGATGTTGCCCCTGTCTATCCAATACAGAGACCCAGTACTACTCCCAGTCCAT CACCTGAGAGGGAGAACATAAGACCAAGGCCACAAGGCAGGACACGGCGGGACAGTTTTCAG AGCTATAAAATGGATGCCACGCCATGCGGACACTGTCTCATCATAAACAACGTGGAGTTTGAAGCGCAGAGCGACCTGAACAATCGCACAGGTTCCAACATAGACAGCGACAAGCTGGAGAGACGATTCAAGGCACTCAACTTTATTGTGGAAGTGAGGACAAACCTGAAACAAAGA caaatCAAACATGAGCTGTCAGCGCTGTCTAAGAAAGACCATTCCCAGTATGACTGCTGTGTGGTTATCATGCTGTCCCATGGGACTGAG GTGAGTCACAGCCGCTTCCCTGGTGCCGTGTATGGTGTGGACGGACAGTACGTCCCAGTTCAGTACATCACAAACTACCTCAATGGCCAGCATTGCCCGTCTTTACAAGGAAAACCCAAACTCTTCTTCATCCAGGCCTGTGGAGGAG GTGAAAAAGACACAGGCTTTGAAGTGTCCCCCGACGAGTTCGAACCATCCATGGGTGGAGAAGATGACCAGACGGACGCCATTCCGATGTCCTCCAGCAGCGACTCTCTCAGCATGTCCGATGAACCGGACGCCAGAGCCACGCTGCCCACCCCAAGTGACATTCTGGTGTCCTACTCTACTTTTCCCG GTTACGTTTCTTGGAGAGACACTCAGTCAGGTTCCTGGTACGTAGAGACTCTGGACCGCATCCTTGAGGAAAATGCTGCTACCGATGACTTGGGCACAATGTTGATGATG GTGAACCACGAAGTCTCCCAAAACTCTGCAAAGGGGCTCTACAAGCAAATGCCTGGTTCCTTTAACTTCCTCCGCAAACACCTCTACTTTCAAACCCAACTATAG
- the dnajc16 gene encoding dnaJ homolog subfamily C member 16 produces the protein MMAGSKMSLPLAVVVVLSVLLTGAAHAGPELDPYKILGVTRSASQAEIKKVYKRLAKEWHPDKNKNPGAEDMFIKITKSYEILSNEDKRANYDHYGQTDDTQPYSSGRYGHRHDSFYFDESFFNFPFNSKNHRDFADSKYTLHFNQYVNDVVPESYKRPYLIKITSDWCFSCIHIEPVWKEVVQEMENLGVGIGVVDVGYERRLANHLGAHRTPSILGVINGKVTFFHYAVAKEHLRQFVEDLLPQRLVERVTDKNDLQFLNSWHELNKPHVLLFDQVPVVPLLYKLTAFAYKDYLQFGYVDQGLSETANLQKQFNINTYAPTMLVFKENIDKPADIIQAKGMKKQIIDEFMSNNKFLLAPRLVNQKLFDELCPVKQFHRRRKYCVLLITGDEETFSFGNQAFLSFASTNMKEVVRFAYVYQRLQQPLCDILMQNKDSAQSPPQVVILERRNAAGKAMFKPVTAWNGSEEDKQCLLEELERLQKDPSILIHDAMLPELNNEFASMFVIRWIYASYDYLSEVIDDILHNNWREMMPLLSLIFSALFILFGTVVIQAFSDSSEDKQTKPKAKDGTKAENGSPGTGSTSSRPPKKSFVEVTELTDITYMSNLVKLRPGHMNIVLVLTDASKNILLSKFAKEVYSFTGSLTLHFSFLNIDKHGEWMNTLLEYAQDSMQIDADEDDGGNHKIDYTGYVLALNGHKKYLCLFKPVYTGEDFDSKSSEDEGGTSGGRSRSSSRDEHPPRKSTRSRSMSTLQIHHKLDRLGLWMERLMEGTLPRYYIPSWPGLDKITASK, from the exons ATGATGGCGGGGTCAAAGATGTCTCTGCCGCTGGCTGTGGTGGTGGTCCTCTCAGTGCTGCTGACAGGAGCAGCCCATGCTGGGCCTGAGTTGGACCCATACAAAATCTTAGGAGTAACCAGGAGTGCAAGCCAGGCCGAGATCAAGAAAGTCTACAAGCGTCTGGCAAAAGAATG GCAtcctgacaaaaacaaaaatccaggTGCTGAGGACATGTTTATCAAGATCACCAAATCCTATGAG ATCTTATCCAACGAAGACAAGCGTGCCAATTACGACCATTATGGGCAGACTGATGACACCCAGCCATACAGCAGTGGTCGCTACGGTCACCGCCATGACAGTTTTTACTTTGATGAGTCCTTCTTCAACTTTCCTTTCAACAGCAAGAACCACAGGGACTTTGCTGACAGCAAGTACACATTGCACTTTAACCAGTATGTCAACGACGTGGTTCCTGAAAGCTACAAGAGACCGTACCTGATAAAGATCACCTCTGACTGGTGCTTCAGCTGCATCCACATTGAGCCTGTATGGAAAGAGGTGGTGCAGGAGATGGAGAATCTAG GTGTCGGAATAGGTGTAGTGGATGTTGGCTATGAGAGACGGTTAGCCAATCACCTAGGTGCTCATCGCACCCCATCAATACTTGGAGTCATCAATGGCAAAGTGACGTTTTTCCATTATGCTGTAGCGAAGGAACACCTGAGGCAGTTTGTAGAAGACCTACTTCCTCAGAGACTTGTGGAGCGG gTCACTGACAAGAATGACCTGCAGTTCTTGAACAGCTGGCATGAGCTCAACAAGCCACATGTGCTTCTGTTTGACCAAGTGCCTGTAGTTCCTCTACTATACAAA CTAACAGCTTTTGCTTATAAGGACTACTTGCAGTTTGGCTATGTGGACCAGGGCCTCTCAGAAACGGCCAATCTGCAGAAACAGTTCAATATCAACACATATGCACCAACCATGTTGGTTTTCAAAGAGAACATAGACAAGCCAGCTGATATTATACAG GCCAAAGGAATGAAAAAGCAAATTATCGATGAGTTCATGTCAAACAACAAATTTCTCCTTGCGCCAAGGCTGGTCAACCAGAAGCTCTTTGATGAGCTCTGTCCTGTCAAACAGTTTCACAGACGCAGGAA ATACTGTGTCCTGCTGATCACAGGTGATGAAGAGACCTTTTCTTTTGGGAACCAGGCGTTTCTCTCATTTGCTTCTACCAACATGAAGGAAGTTGTGAGATTTGCTTATGTATACCAACGGCTACAGCAACCTCTATGTGACATCCTCATGCAGAACAAGGACAGTGCACAGTCACCACCACAG GTGGTGATTCTGGAGAGGCGTAATGCTGCGGGGAAAGCCATGTTCAAGCCAGTGACCGCCTGGAACGGCAGCGAGGAGGACAAGCAGTGTCTCCTGGAAGAGTTGGAGCGTCTTCAGAAGGACCCATCCATCCTCATCCACGACGCCATGCTGCCTGAGCTCAACAACGAGTTTGCCTCT ATGTTTGTAATCCGATGGATCTATGCATCTTACGATTACCTCTCTGAAGTCATTGACGATATTCTGCATAACAACTG GCGTGAGATGATGCCTCTTCTGTCCCTCATCTTCTCTGCCTTGTTCATCTTGTTTGGAACTGTGGTCATCCAGGCCTTCAG tgactCAAGTGAAGATAAACAGACAAAACCAAAGGCAAAGGATggaacaaaagcagaaaatgggTCACCAGGGACCGGAAGTACATCAAG TCGGCCTCCCAAGAAGAGTTTTGTTGAGGTGACGGAGCTGACAGATATCACTTACATGAGCAATCTGGTGAAGCTGAGGCCAGGACACATGAACATAGTGCTGGTGCTCACTGACGCTTCCAAGAACATCCTCCTCAGCAAGTTTGCCAAAGAGGTCTACTCTTTCACAGG GAGCCTGACACTGCATTTCTCCTTCCTGAATATCGACAAGCACGGCGAGTGGATGAACACACTGCTGGAATACGCCCAGGACTCCATGCAGATTGATGCGGACGAGGATGACGGGGGCAACCACAAGATAGACTACACCGGCTATGTGCTGGCACTTAATGGCCACAAAAAGTACCTCTGTCTGTTTAAGCCTGTCTACACTGGTGAAGACTTTGACAGCAAATCATCTGAGGACGAAGGAGGCACTTCAGGCGGAAGGTCGAGGTCCAGTTCCCGTGACGAACACCCACCGCGGAAATCCACCCGATCCCGCAGCATGTCCACCCTGCAGATCCACCACAAACTGGACCGCCTGGGGTTGTGGATGGAAAGGCTCATGGAAGGCACCTTGCCTCGTTACTACATCCCGTCATGGCCAGGACTAGACAAGATCACCGCCAGTAAATAG